In Microbacterium foliorum, the following proteins share a genomic window:
- a CDS encoding PLD nuclease N-terminal domain-containing protein — protein sequence MARLLIVGGFLAAIFWVFSIVDCAVQPPTRHRGVPKAAWIAIVVFIPVIGGILWFALGRRRANDNGGAIRVIAPDDDPQFLRSISKSEQDARIRRLEEELAKLEDETDDGTAPDGTAPDTRP from the coding sequence GTGGCGAGACTGTTGATCGTGGGCGGCTTCCTGGCCGCCATCTTCTGGGTGTTCAGCATCGTCGACTGCGCAGTGCAGCCGCCGACGCGGCACCGGGGCGTGCCCAAGGCCGCCTGGATCGCCATCGTCGTCTTCATCCCGGTCATCGGCGGGATCCTCTGGTTCGCGCTCGGCCGTCGCCGCGCCAACGACAACGGGGGAGCGATCCGCGTCATCGCGCCCGACGACGACCCCCAGTTCCTCCGCAGCATCAGCAAGAGCGAGCAGGACGCCCGCATCCGCCGCCTCGAAGAGGAACTCGCGAAGCTCGAAGACGAGACCGACGACGGCACCGCACCCGACGGCACAGCGCCGGACACGCGTCCGTGA
- a CDS encoding isochorismate synthase produces the protein MSSRLVVETREIDPVEDLLAYADPSRPLAWLRRGDGIVAVGDGVVETIRIPAGAAPMRSAAIAAAWRDLAQDAEIDDELALPGSGLVAFGALTFDEGSSADSVLVVPALVIGRHHGRTWLTRIRSSSTSHPALDPQSEASTIGYGPHWAGTVGPGAQSPQGYQDSVRQALARIADGELSKVVLARDLTGSIPAGSDLRRLVRALSTGYPDTWAFAVDGLIGASPETLVTVQQRTVTARVLAGTIGRGADADADTAASAHLASSTKDLDEHEYAVQSVLASLRPHTRALAASEQPFLLKLPNLFHLATDVEGELADGGSSLDLVGALHPTAAVAGTPTSAAIAAIRELEPFDRGRYAGPVGWVDAAGNGEWAIALRCAQFTPAETAIAVTAYAGAGIVAGSDPESELLETRVKFRPLVDALA, from the coding sequence GTGAGCAGCAGGCTGGTCGTGGAGACCCGAGAGATCGATCCGGTCGAGGATCTCCTGGCCTACGCCGACCCGTCGCGGCCCCTCGCATGGCTGCGGCGCGGTGACGGCATCGTCGCCGTGGGAGACGGCGTGGTCGAGACGATCCGCATCCCGGCGGGTGCTGCGCCCATGCGCTCGGCCGCCATCGCCGCCGCCTGGCGAGACCTGGCTCAGGATGCCGAGATCGACGACGAGCTCGCGCTCCCCGGCTCCGGTCTCGTCGCCTTCGGTGCTCTGACCTTCGACGAGGGCTCCTCCGCCGACAGTGTTCTCGTCGTGCCGGCACTCGTGATCGGCCGACACCACGGGCGCACGTGGCTCACCCGCATCCGCTCGTCGTCGACGTCGCACCCTGCGCTCGACCCGCAGTCCGAGGCATCGACGATCGGCTACGGCCCCCACTGGGCCGGCACCGTGGGCCCCGGGGCGCAGAGCCCGCAGGGCTACCAGGATTCCGTGCGTCAGGCGCTGGCCCGCATCGCCGACGGCGAGCTCAGCAAGGTCGTACTGGCTCGCGACCTCACCGGCAGCATCCCCGCCGGATCCGACCTGCGCCGCCTCGTGCGCGCGCTGTCGACCGGCTACCCCGACACCTGGGCCTTCGCGGTCGACGGGTTGATCGGCGCGAGCCCCGAGACGCTCGTGACCGTGCAGCAGCGCACCGTCACCGCCCGCGTGCTGGCCGGAACCATCGGACGAGGAGCCGATGCCGATGCCGACACCGCGGCGTCGGCTCATCTGGCCTCGAGCACCAAGGATCTCGACGAGCACGAGTACGCGGTGCAGAGCGTGCTGGCCTCGCTGCGTCCGCACACTCGCGCGCTGGCCGCGAGCGAGCAGCCGTTCCTGCTCAAGCTGCCGAACCTCTTCCACCTGGCGACCGACGTCGAGGGCGAGTTGGCCGACGGCGGTTCGTCGCTCGATCTGGTCGGTGCCCTGCACCCGACGGCCGCCGTGGCAGGGACTCCGACATCCGCCGCGATCGCGGCGATCCGCGAGCTCGAGCCGTTCGACCGCGGACGCTATGCCGGTCCGGTCGGATGGGTCGACGCGGCCGGCAACGGCGAGTGGGCCATCGCTCTGCGCTGCGCGCAGTTCACTCCCGCCGAGACCGCCATCGCAGTCACCGCCTATGCGGGCGCGGGGATCGTCGCGGGCTCGGACCCCGAGTCGGAACTGCTCGAGACCCGCGTCAAGTTCCGCCCGTTGGTCGACGCCCTCGCCTGA
- a CDS encoding PQQ-dependent sugar dehydrogenase has protein sequence MPAHRSLRSTPARRRASIALATASIALLTACTSPEPATPVSGAESFVEDLDAPWSIAFHGDVALVSERDSARVLEVSEDGQVREVAVIEGVSPGGEGGLLGLAVSDGELFTYFTAQGENRVERRTIVGDAGGLSLGEPTVVIDGIPAAGNHNGGRIAFGPDGMLYVTTGDAGDRDSAQDLDALSGKILRLTPDGEAPADNPFDDSPVYSYGHRNPQGIAWDAEGALYASEFGQDTWDELNVIEPGGNYGWPEVEGIADDSDYIDPVQQWRPDAASPSGIAVTGSDVVIANLRGERLRTVPLEDLTSGTDRFTGDLGRLRDVVVAPDDKLWVLTNNTDGRGSPSQGDDRILRLDVD, from the coding sequence ATGCCCGCGCATCGATCCCTCCGCTCCACGCCCGCACGCCGGCGCGCGTCGATCGCGCTCGCGACAGCATCCATCGCCCTGCTCACGGCCTGTACGTCGCCGGAGCCTGCGACGCCGGTGTCGGGTGCGGAGTCGTTCGTCGAAGACCTCGACGCCCCGTGGTCGATCGCTTTCCACGGCGATGTCGCTCTGGTGAGTGAGCGTGACAGCGCCCGCGTGCTCGAGGTCTCCGAAGACGGTCAGGTGCGCGAAGTCGCGGTGATCGAGGGGGTGTCGCCGGGCGGAGAGGGCGGACTGCTCGGGCTCGCGGTGAGTGATGGCGAGCTCTTCACGTACTTCACGGCGCAGGGAGAGAACCGCGTGGAGCGGCGGACGATCGTCGGGGATGCGGGTGGGCTGTCGCTCGGCGAACCCACGGTGGTCATCGACGGCATCCCGGCCGCCGGCAACCACAACGGCGGGCGCATCGCCTTCGGGCCGGATGGGATGCTGTACGTCACGACGGGCGACGCGGGCGATCGTGACAGCGCTCAGGATCTCGACGCGCTGTCGGGCAAGATCCTGCGACTCACGCCCGACGGCGAGGCGCCGGCCGACAACCCCTTCGACGACTCACCCGTCTACAGCTACGGGCACCGCAATCCGCAGGGCATCGCCTGGGATGCCGAGGGCGCGCTGTACGCGAGCGAGTTCGGGCAGGACACCTGGGACGAACTCAACGTCATCGAGCCCGGCGGCAACTACGGCTGGCCCGAGGTCGAGGGGATCGCCGACGACAGCGACTACATCGACCCCGTGCAGCAGTGGCGGCCGGATGCCGCGAGCCCGAGCGGCATCGCCGTGACGGGCTCGGACGTCGTGATCGCGAATCTCCGGGGCGAGCGCCTTCGCACCGTGCCGCTCGAGGACCTGACGTCAGGCACCGACCGGTTCACGGGCGACCTCGGCCGCCTGCGTGACGTCGTGGTCGCTCCGGACGACAAGCTCTGGGTACTCACGAACAACACCGACGGACGCGGCAGTCCCTCGCAGGGCGACGACCGCATCCTCCGACTCGACGTCGACTGA
- a CDS encoding polyprenyl synthetase family protein produces the protein MTSSRVAPGSRLASRLGFSDRVFIGTAGRRIAQAIEDGLERVETGLADDVRVADPLADAASRYLYEAGGKRIRPVLTLLAAQLGDGNTDQVIDVAKALEITHLGSLYHDDVMDGADRRRGVPAAQTVWGNNIAILTGDILFSRASQLMSRLGERAIRLQADTFERLVLGQMHETIGAQPGDDPIEFYLQVLADKTGSLIAAATQGGVIFSNAPAQYEEPLRVYGEKIGVAFQLLDDVIDLSAKPEDTGKVPGTDLRAGVPTMPYLLLKAETDDASIDLAGRIDEGVSRIAEGADPAILDGPLTELRDHVGTQKTLALAHSWTQDAIDALAPLPRGTVREALTRFAETLVERSS, from the coding sequence GTGACTTCGAGCCGCGTAGCCCCGGGTTCGCGACTGGCGAGCCGTCTCGGTTTCAGCGACCGTGTCTTCATCGGCACGGCTGGGCGACGCATCGCTCAGGCGATCGAAGACGGCCTCGAGCGTGTCGAGACCGGTCTCGCCGACGATGTGCGCGTCGCCGACCCGCTCGCCGACGCGGCCAGCCGCTACCTCTACGAGGCGGGGGGCAAGCGCATCCGCCCCGTGCTGACTCTTCTGGCGGCACAGCTGGGCGACGGCAACACCGACCAGGTGATCGACGTCGCAAAGGCTCTGGAGATCACCCACCTCGGCTCGCTGTACCACGACGACGTCATGGACGGCGCCGACCGCCGTCGCGGTGTGCCCGCGGCGCAGACGGTGTGGGGCAACAACATCGCCATCCTCACCGGAGACATCCTGTTCTCCCGTGCGAGCCAGCTGATGTCCCGACTGGGCGAGCGGGCGATCCGTCTGCAGGCCGACACCTTCGAGCGTCTCGTTCTGGGGCAGATGCACGAGACGATCGGCGCTCAGCCCGGCGACGACCCCATCGAGTTCTACCTCCAGGTGCTCGCCGACAAGACCGGATCCCTGATCGCCGCGGCGACGCAGGGCGGCGTGATCTTCTCGAACGCGCCCGCGCAGTACGAGGAGCCGCTGCGCGTCTACGGCGAGAAGATCGGCGTCGCGTTCCAGCTGCTCGACGATGTGATCGATCTCTCGGCGAAGCCCGAGGACACGGGCAAGGTGCCGGGCACAGATCTGCGCGCCGGCGTGCCGACCATGCCCTATCTGCTGCTGAAGGCCGAGACCGACGACGCGTCGATCGATCTGGCCGGCCGCATCGACGAGGGCGTGTCCCGCATCGCCGAGGGGGCGGACCCCGCAATCCTCGACGGGCCGCTCACAGAGCTGCGCGATCACGTCGGCACGCAGAAGACCCTCGCGCTCGCGCACTCCTGGACCCAGGATGCGATCGACGCGCTCGCCCCGCTCCCGCGCGGCACCGTGCGCGAAGCGCTCACCCGCTTCGCAGAGACCCTCGTCGAACGCTCCAGTTGA
- a CDS encoding FAD-dependent oxidoreductase, with protein MTKLRLAIVGAGPAGIYAADILLKAERKFDVSIDLFEQLPAPYGLVRYGVAPDHPRIKGIINALRDVLDRGDIRLFGNVRFGEDITLDDLKNHYNAVIFATGAIRDTTLDVPGIDAVASYGAADYVSWFDGHPDVPREWPLDAASVGVLGNGNVALDVARMLAKHAEDLLVTEVPENVYEGLKASAVTDVHVFGRRGPAQVKFTPLELRELGELRDVDMVVYDEDFDYDEASKDAVASNKQVMVIDRILQSWRKRDSVNNAGGTASRRLHLHFWARPVEVRTDETGRVAALVYERTKPDGQGGAVGTGEMREVPLQALYRAIGYFGSPLPGVPFDKKHGVIPNREGQVLAKDSNQQMTGIYATGWIKRGPVGLIGHTKSDAMETVRHIINDQGSWWHPEDPSEEAIPALLQERGVKWTDLEGWHRLDEHEVALGAPHERARVKVVPRDEMVRVSRGE; from the coding sequence ATGACCAAGCTCAGACTGGCCATCGTCGGAGCGGGCCCCGCCGGCATCTACGCCGCCGACATCCTGCTGAAGGCCGAGCGCAAGTTCGACGTCTCCATCGATCTCTTCGAGCAGCTTCCGGCACCCTACGGCCTGGTCCGCTACGGCGTCGCCCCCGATCATCCCCGCATCAAGGGCATCATCAACGCCCTCCGCGATGTGCTCGACCGCGGCGACATCCGTCTGTTCGGCAACGTCCGCTTCGGCGAGGACATCACCCTCGATGACCTGAAGAACCACTACAACGCGGTGATCTTCGCCACCGGCGCGATCCGCGACACCACCCTCGACGTCCCCGGCATCGACGCGGTCGCCTCCTACGGCGCCGCCGACTACGTGAGCTGGTTCGACGGACACCCCGACGTGCCGCGCGAGTGGCCGCTGGATGCCGCATCCGTCGGTGTGCTGGGCAACGGCAACGTCGCCCTCGACGTCGCCCGCATGCTGGCGAAGCACGCTGAGGACCTGCTGGTCACCGAGGTTCCCGAGAACGTCTACGAGGGGCTGAAGGCGAGTGCGGTCACCGACGTGCACGTGTTCGGTCGCCGTGGCCCCGCGCAGGTCAAGTTCACTCCGCTCGAGCTGCGCGAACTCGGCGAGCTGCGCGATGTCGACATGGTCGTGTACGACGAGGACTTCGACTACGACGAGGCGTCGAAGGACGCGGTCGCCAGCAACAAGCAGGTCATGGTCATCGACCGCATCCTGCAGTCGTGGCGCAAGCGCGACTCCGTGAACAACGCCGGGGGCACGGCATCCCGTCGTCTGCACCTGCACTTCTGGGCGCGTCCGGTCGAGGTCCGCACAGACGAGACGGGCCGCGTGGCGGCCCTGGTCTACGAGCGCACGAAGCCCGACGGACAGGGTGGCGCCGTGGGCACGGGTGAGATGCGCGAGGTGCCGCTGCAGGCGCTCTACCGCGCGATCGGATACTTCGGCTCGCCGCTTCCGGGTGTGCCCTTCGACAAGAAGCACGGTGTGATTCCCAACCGCGAGGGCCAGGTGCTCGCCAAGGACTCGAACCAGCAGATGACCGGCATCTACGCGACCGGTTGGATCAAGCGCGGACCGGTCGGTCTCATCGGCCACACCAAGTCGGATGCCATGGAGACCGTGCGGCACATCATCAACGACCAGGGTTCGTGGTGGCACCCGGAAGACCCGTCGGAAGAGGCGATCCCCGCGCTGCTGCAGGAACGCGGCGTCAAGTGGACCGACCTCGAGGGCTGGCACCGACTCGACGAGCATGAGGTCGCGCTCGGTGCGCCGCACGAGCGCGCCCGCGTCAAGGTCGTACCGCGTGACGAGATGGTGCGCGTCTCTCGCGGAGAGTGA
- a CDS encoding polyphosphate kinase 2 family protein yields MTAHEWAKTFQVGDGFRLSDVDPRSTAGYGGGKADGRRDLEAGLSELNQLQERLFAESRVGVAKDSVLLILQAMDSAGKGGIVRHVVGGVDPQGVALTAFKAPTDEELAHDFLWRVAKRLPEPGFIGVFDRSHYEDVLIGRVRSLAPADEIERRYDAINEFEAEVAASGTRIIKVMLHISPDEQKSRLMERLERADKHWKYNPGDVDERLLWDDYMAAYQTVFDRTSTAAAPWHVIPADHKWFARLAVQELLLDALQQIDPQWPAAGFDVEAEKKRLAAS; encoded by the coding sequence ATGACAGCGCACGAGTGGGCGAAGACCTTCCAGGTCGGCGACGGATTCCGTCTCTCCGATGTCGATCCGCGGAGCACCGCCGGGTACGGAGGTGGGAAGGCCGACGGCAGGCGCGATCTCGAGGCCGGACTCAGCGAGCTCAATCAGCTGCAGGAGAGGCTCTTCGCCGAGAGCCGAGTCGGAGTCGCGAAGGACTCGGTGCTGCTGATCCTGCAGGCGATGGACTCCGCGGGCAAGGGAGGCATCGTTCGGCACGTCGTGGGCGGGGTCGACCCGCAGGGCGTCGCGCTCACGGCGTTCAAGGCGCCGACCGACGAAGAGCTCGCGCACGACTTCCTCTGGCGAGTGGCCAAGCGGCTGCCGGAGCCGGGATTCATCGGCGTCTTCGACCGCTCGCACTACGAGGACGTGCTGATCGGTCGGGTGCGATCGCTGGCCCCGGCCGACGAGATCGAACGCAGGTACGACGCGATCAACGAGTTCGAGGCCGAGGTCGCGGCATCCGGCACCCGCATCATCAAGGTCATGCTGCACATCTCGCCCGACGAGCAGAAGTCCCGGCTGATGGAGCGGCTCGAGCGGGCCGACAAGCACTGGAAGTACAACCCGGGCGATGTCGACGAGCGACTGCTCTGGGACGACTACATGGCGGCGTATCAGACCGTGTTCGATCGCACATCGACCGCTGCGGCGCCGTGGCATGTGATCCCGGCCGACCACAAGTGGTTCGCCCGCCTCGCCGTGCAGGAGCTGCTGCTCGATGCACTGCAGCAGATCGATCCGCAGTGGCCGGCCGCCGGCTTCGACGTCGAGGCAGAGAAGAAGCGCCTCGCGGCCAGCTGA
- the menD gene encoding 2-succinyl-5-enolpyruvyl-6-hydroxy-3-cyclohexene-1-carboxylic-acid synthase, protein MDAAASLIADLIGHGVRDLVLSPGSRSQALALAAVHAANQGHLRLHVRIDERVAGFTALGLSRETGVPTAVLCTSGTAAANLLPAAMEAFHSGVPLLLLTADRPPELRGVGANQATIQPGMFAAWVREQVDAPVPGDDDWSGLAMRAVSAAVGADAAHGLPGVAGPVHLNLPSREPLSGDVPAVDIAPGEAPRPAHADALVLERGPRTVVIAGADAGPDAEEVAHAGTWPLIAEIVSGARFGRQVVHGYRALLSDDALGGRIERAVVLGHPTLSREVARLLSRADVEVIAVRRGGEALDLNGRTRPAASVAVAAGPADREWLGAWLTASAAHAVDLSERAPDQDGLTSSDPSARRDAVKAELAAVRRPLDRELLADAVWRATWPHDRLVFGSSRLVRVADSVLGGKKVPVHANRGLAGIDGTIATATGIALASQAGGAPGVTRVLLGDLAFLHDVGALLLPPDEHEPRIQVIVGNDGGGTIFDGLEVAGTAARADLDRAFYTPHTVRLEQLALAYGWEYQRVTTRTALDQVLTTPAGGRQLIEVPLTR, encoded by the coding sequence ATGGATGCCGCGGCATCCCTGATCGCCGACCTCATCGGTCACGGTGTGCGCGATCTCGTGCTCTCGCCGGGCTCCCGCTCTCAGGCGCTCGCGCTCGCCGCAGTGCACGCCGCGAACCAGGGGCACCTGCGCCTGCACGTGCGCATCGACGAGCGCGTCGCCGGGTTTACGGCACTGGGCCTCTCGCGTGAGACCGGGGTTCCCACCGCAGTGCTCTGCACCTCGGGAACCGCCGCCGCGAACCTCCTTCCCGCCGCGATGGAGGCCTTCCACTCGGGAGTGCCCCTGCTGCTGCTGACCGCCGACAGGCCGCCCGAGCTCCGCGGAGTCGGAGCCAACCAGGCGACCATCCAACCGGGCATGTTCGCCGCCTGGGTGCGCGAGCAGGTCGACGCACCTGTTCCGGGCGACGACGACTGGTCAGGGCTCGCGATGCGAGCCGTCTCGGCAGCGGTGGGAGCGGATGCCGCGCACGGCCTCCCCGGAGTCGCAGGCCCGGTGCACCTGAATCTGCCGTCGCGCGAACCGCTGTCGGGCGATGTCCCCGCTGTCGACATCGCACCGGGCGAGGCTCCGCGACCCGCCCACGCAGACGCGCTCGTGCTCGAGCGCGGGCCGCGCACCGTCGTCATCGCGGGCGCCGATGCGGGCCCGGATGCCGAAGAGGTCGCGCACGCCGGAACCTGGCCGCTGATCGCCGAGATCGTCAGCGGTGCCCGTTTCGGACGCCAGGTCGTGCACGGCTATCGAGCGCTGCTGAGCGACGACGCTCTGGGCGGTCGCATCGAGCGTGCCGTCGTGCTCGGGCATCCGACTCTCAGCCGCGAGGTGGCCCGCCTGCTGTCGCGGGCCGACGTCGAGGTGATCGCCGTCCGCCGCGGCGGTGAGGCTCTCGACCTCAACGGACGCACGAGGCCCGCGGCATCCGTCGCGGTCGCCGCCGGCCCCGCTGACCGCGAGTGGCTCGGAGCCTGGCTCACGGCATCCGCAGCGCACGCCGTCGACCTCAGCGAACGCGCTCCCGACCAGGACGGACTCACCTCCAGTGACCCGTCCGCTCGACGCGATGCAGTGAAGGCCGAGCTGGCAGCGGTGCGCCGTCCGCTCGATCGTGAGCTCCTCGCCGACGCCGTCTGGCGGGCGACGTGGCCGCACGACCGGCTCGTGTTCGGGTCTTCGCGCCTCGTCAGGGTGGCCGACTCGGTGCTGGGCGGCAAGAAGGTTCCGGTGCACGCCAACCGCGGACTCGCTGGGATCGACGGCACGATCGCCACCGCCACCGGCATCGCTCTCGCGAGCCAGGCCGGGGGAGCTCCGGGGGTCACCCGCGTGCTGCTCGGCGACCTCGCCTTCCTGCACGACGTCGGAGCGCTGCTGCTGCCGCCGGACGAGCACGAACCCCGCATCCAGGTCATCGTGGGCAACGACGGCGGCGGCACGATCTTCGACGGCCTGGAGGTGGCGGGCACGGCGGCGCGCGCCGACCTCGACAGAGCCTTCTACACCCCGCACACGGTGCGCCTCGAGCAGCTGGCCCTCGCCTACGGCTGGGAGTACCAGCGCGTCACGACACGTACGGCGCTCGATCAGGTTCTCACCACTCCCGCCGGTGGTCGTCAGCTGATCGAGGTGCCGCTCACGCGCTGA
- a CDS encoding DsbA family protein → MKTPVTATLIAIAVAMILAIVGIVYAMSQQAADPAPPEGEKLQTVRTDSHVLDDGGPDAVTVVEFLDFECEACGAFYPIIEDLREQYDGEITYVVRYFPLPGHINSTQAALAAEAAAEQDRFEDMYHRLFETQAQWGEQSEETPEVFRTLAVELGLDMAAYDAAVADPATLERVQADKSDGEQLGVRSTPSFFIDGEPVVLEAWGDLEAAIEKAVNG, encoded by the coding sequence ATGAAGACCCCTGTCACAGCGACCCTGATCGCCATCGCCGTAGCGATGATCCTGGCGATCGTCGGTATCGTCTACGCCATGTCGCAGCAGGCCGCCGATCCTGCTCCGCCCGAGGGCGAGAAGCTGCAGACCGTCCGCACTGACTCGCACGTGCTCGACGACGGCGGGCCCGATGCCGTCACGGTCGTCGAGTTCCTCGACTTCGAGTGCGAGGCGTGCGGCGCGTTCTACCCGATCATCGAAGACCTGCGCGAGCAGTACGACGGCGAGATCACCTATGTGGTCCGCTACTTCCCGCTGCCGGGGCACATCAACTCGACGCAGGCCGCTCTCGCCGCCGAGGCAGCGGCAGAGCAGGACCGCTTCGAGGACATGTACCACCGGCTGTTCGAGACGCAGGCTCAGTGGGGCGAGCAGTCGGAGGAGACGCCGGAGGTGTTCCGGACGCTCGCCGTCGAACTCGGACTCGACATGGCGGCCTACGACGCCGCGGTCGCCGACCCGGCGACTCTCGAGCGCGTGCAGGCCGACAAGAGCGACGGCGAGCAGCTCGGAGTGCGCAGCACGCCCAGCTTCTTCATCGACGGCGAACCCGTGGTGCTGGAGGCGTGGGGTGATCTCGAGGCTGCGATCGAGAAGGCCGTGAACGGCTGA
- a CDS encoding class I SAM-dependent methyltransferase, giving the protein MTSNEANRADLGKDPARVSGMFDQVAAGYDRTNTAMTVGNDALWRAATTRAVAPKPGEKILDLGAGTASSSASLARSGAQVVAADFSPGMLAEGKRRHGSIRNLSFVQADATDLPFEDGEFDAVTMSYALRNVNDPKKALRELLRVTKPGGRLVINEFSTPPGALFRAGYRFYNSQVLPRVARVAGTNGDAYDYLNESIRDWPDQKKLAAWIREAGWTEVEYRNLSFGIVALHRAFKAA; this is encoded by the coding sequence GTGACCTCGAACGAAGCAAACCGCGCTGATCTCGGCAAGGACCCCGCCCGCGTCAGCGGCATGTTCGACCAGGTCGCCGCGGGCTACGACCGTACGAACACGGCGATGACGGTCGGCAACGACGCGCTCTGGCGCGCAGCCACGACGAGGGCCGTCGCCCCGAAGCCCGGGGAGAAGATCCTCGACCTCGGTGCGGGCACCGCCTCGTCGTCGGCATCCCTCGCCCGCAGCGGAGCGCAGGTCGTCGCCGCCGACTTCTCGCCCGGCATGCTCGCCGAGGGCAAGCGTCGGCACGGCAGCATCCGCAATCTCTCGTTCGTGCAGGCGGATGCCACCGATCTGCCCTTCGAAGACGGCGAGTTCGACGCCGTCACCATGTCGTATGCCCTTCGCAACGTCAATGACCCCAAGAAGGCGCTGCGCGAGCTGCTGCGCGTGACGAAGCCGGGTGGCCGCCTCGTGATCAACGAGTTCTCGACCCCGCCCGGTGCGCTGTTCCGCGCCGGATACCGTTTCTACAACTCGCAGGTGCTGCCTCGGGTGGCCCGCGTCGCCGGCACCAACGGCGACGCCTACGACTACCTGAACGAGTCGATCCGCGACTGGCCCGATCAGAAGAAGCTCGCCGCGTGGATCCGCGAGGCCGGGTGGACCGAGGTCGAATACCGCAACCTCTCGTTCGGGATCGTCGCACTGCACCGGGCATTCAAAGCCGCGTGA
- a CDS encoding alpha/beta hydrolase, which produces MAEWIPDVLGDEFAQLTLELGEDDEGPLVATIVRALPRERPWWDRVSGRRFPLDDVDVLYVHGWSDYFFQKRLARFWTSRGARFFALDLRKYGRSLRDGQTPGYITDLVAYDEDIAAALHAMGRGPEATASARRLVLLGHSTGGLILSLWASRHPETADAVILNSPWLEFQVASARPLIAPMAELQARWAPREVAPQVDLGFYTRAQQEVADPEDPVEVNLLWRPAQTMAVHAGWFHAILTGHAQVSAGLSIDAAVCVLLSARSATPTRWSEDLTRADSVLVVDDIARAALKLGPSVTVERIDGALHDVFLSRHEAREEAYRRLDRWVRGWTAAR; this is translated from the coding sequence ATGGCTGAGTGGATACCGGACGTTCTCGGCGACGAGTTCGCGCAGCTCACGCTCGAACTCGGTGAGGATGACGAGGGCCCGCTGGTCGCCACGATCGTGAGGGCACTGCCGAGGGAGCGACCCTGGTGGGATCGCGTGAGCGGGCGCCGGTTTCCGCTCGATGACGTCGACGTGCTCTACGTGCACGGCTGGTCGGATTACTTCTTCCAGAAGCGGCTCGCTCGCTTCTGGACCTCGCGCGGCGCGCGCTTCTTCGCTCTCGACCTCCGCAAGTACGGACGCAGCCTGCGCGACGGTCAGACTCCCGGCTACATCACCGACCTCGTCGCGTACGACGAAGACATCGCCGCGGCGCTGCACGCGATGGGCCGCGGGCCCGAGGCCACCGCATCCGCGCGACGCCTGGTGCTTCTCGGCCACTCGACCGGCGGGCTCATCCTGAGCCTGTGGGCGTCGCGGCACCCCGAGACGGCGGATGCTGTGATCCTGAACAGTCCGTGGCTCGAGTTCCAGGTCGCATCGGCGCGCCCGCTGATCGCGCCGATGGCTGAACTGCAGGCGCGGTGGGCTCCTCGGGAGGTGGCTCCGCAGGTCGATCTCGGGTTCTACACGCGCGCGCAGCAGGAGGTCGCCGACCCCGAGGATCCCGTCGAGGTGAACCTGCTGTGGCGGCCGGCACAGACGATGGCCGTGCATGCAGGATGGTTCCACGCGATCCTCACGGGCCACGCCCAGGTCTCGGCAGGGCTGTCGATCGACGCGGCCGTGTGCGTGCTGCTGTCCGCGCGCTCGGCGACGCCCACGCGATGGTCCGAGGACCTCACCCGAGCAGACTCGGTGCTGGTCGTCGACGACATCGCGCGGGCGGCGCTCAAGCTCGGTCCGTCCGTCACCGTCGAGCGCATCGACGGGGCCCTGCACGATGTCTTCCTCTCTCGCCACGAGGCGAGAGAGGAAGCGTATCGTCGCCTCGACCGGTGGGTCAGAGGCTGGACGGCCGCGCGCTGA
- a CDS encoding GntR family transcriptional regulator: MNNNNSMTSVRESKQLLAEEVFQHIGAQIVDGVLEPGYRIRDVDVAEELHVSRTPVREALQRLERLGLVTMYPSRYTEVTAVTPETVEQTLEFAGYQAGIAARMGIARMSQEERESLAELVEEMYTALDDDVHISNTRWAVFSFLSARSRNLQHQVLINDASMALFRNLRGWSVPENDRERMLQVYRNFHDAVLRGDADDAERQARLMHYV, translated from the coding sequence ATGAACAACAACAACTCGATGACGAGTGTCAGAGAAAGCAAGCAGCTCTTGGCGGAGGAGGTTTTTCAGCACATCGGCGCGCAGATCGTGGACGGTGTGCTGGAGCCCGGCTATCGAATCCGCGATGTCGATGTCGCTGAAGAACTGCACGTGTCGCGGACTCCGGTGCGAGAGGCGTTACAGCGCCTCGAGCGTCTCGGGCTCGTGACGATGTATCCGAGCAGATACACCGAGGTCACGGCGGTCACACCCGAGACCGTCGAACAGACGCTCGAGTTCGCGGGGTACCAGGCAGGGATCGCGGCGCGCATGGGCATCGCGCGCATGAGCCAGGAGGAACGCGAGAGCCTCGCAGAGCTCGTCGAAGAGATGTACACGGCGCTCGATGACGACGTGCACATCTCCAACACCCGATGGGCGGTGTTCTCGTTTCTCAGTGCACGGAGTCGAAACCTGCAGCATCAGGTGCTGATCAACGATGCGAGCATGGCGCTGTTCCGCAACCTCCGCGGCTGGAGCGTTCCCGAGAACGACCGGGAGCGCATGCTCCAGGTCTATCGGAACTTCCACGACGCGGTGCTGCGCGGCGATGCCGACGACGCCGAGCGCCAGGCGCGTCTGATGCACTACGTCTGA